In Parasteatoda tepidariorum isolate YZ-2023 chromosome 2, CAS_Ptep_4.0, whole genome shotgun sequence, one DNA window encodes the following:
- the LOC107453697 gene encoding uncharacterized protein isoform X2, whose protein sequence is MIDDEIIYSFCMALKGTFSSESKLKSQKGESKETLTTNIYYEELQPAAEQKYGTRTLPPSKPYCSTNCDSNKTNKDTENQTSPSRTKYDATNYSKEQRATTTDKLKITNPTKINEKIKFSKQFNPTTGANESGFVPIPSPFKAQSTKATTARRRAKLRSVDELAVKESRQNPNLLGNGHFEILRGGIFSDHETNEIPGGGRRVGNTYDPFALPQFRQVPFDVVQFPSVYQRSQLQLPTHPMFFPRGAFSHKSELKIRQ, encoded by the coding sequence GGACATTTTCGTCAGAATCAAAACTTAAGTCTCAAAAGGGTGAATCCAAAGAAACACTTACAACTAACATTTACTATGAAGAGCTTCAACCGGCAGCGGAGCAAAAATACGGTACGAGAACTTTGCCACCGTCTAAACCATATTGCAGTACCAACTGCGATtccaataaaactaataaagataCGGAAAACCAAACATCGCCGTCGAGAACGAAATACGACGCCACTAATTACAGCAAAGAACAAAGAGCTACAACTACCGATAAACTCAAAATCACAAatccaacaaaaataaatgagaagatcaaattttcaaaacagtttaATCCAACTACAGGAGCAAACGAATCTGGATTTGTACCCATACCCTCACCATTCAAAGCCCAGTCCACCAAGGCAACGACAGCACGCAGACGAGCTAAACTCAGAAGTGTGGACGAACTAGCGGTAAAAGAAAGCAGACAGAATCCGAACTTACTGGGCAATGGTCATTTTGAGATTTTAAGAGGAGGAATATTTTCTGATcatgaaacaaatgaaattcCTGGGGGTGGTCGTAGAGTGGGCAACACTTATGATCCTTTTGCTTTGCCGCAATTTAGACAGGTGCCTTTCGATGTTGTTCAGTTCCCATCAGTTTATCAAAGATCACAACTACAATTACCGACACATCCTATGTTTTTCCCGAGAGGTGCATTTTCACACAAATCAGAGTTAAAAATCAGACAGTGA